The proteins below come from a single Procambarus clarkii isolate CNS0578487 chromosome 44, FALCON_Pclarkii_2.0, whole genome shotgun sequence genomic window:
- the LOC123745334 gene encoding protein LSM12: MAESNECFNIGSTVSCKTCFGEELQGEVVAFDPHVKLLTLKAAASSGRTSLCDIRMVNLSYVSQVTVLREAAGSPLPSLPSLNLAKLNSRAKRSIEEKQRLIQAMQSGVSPDGQKLFLTICKTIEEVTWVGTNILVMGQVLISAPYMPENVREHKEGKETNAKTLGYIRKIVDKFHKDQQSLPLNNGTSATPVVAEVQPVSQ, encoded by the exons ATGGCTGAATCCAATGAGTGTTTCAATATTGGCAGCACAGTTAGTTGCAAAACTTGCTTCGGCGAAGAGCTGCAAGGCGAGGTGGTGGCCTTCGACCCTCACGTCAAACTCCTCACCCTGA AAGCAGCAGCAAGTAGTGGACGAACATCTTTATGTGACATACGCATGGTGAACCTTAGCTATGTTTCACAAGTTACTGTATTGAGGGAAGCGGCTGGATCCCCTTTACCCTCTCTCCCATCTCTAAATCTTGCTAAG CTTAATAGTCGTGCAAAGAGgagcatagaggaaaaacaacgaTTAATCCAGGCAATGCAGTCTGGGGTCTCTCCGGATGGCCAGAAGCTGTTCCTAACCATTTGTAAAAC GATAGAGGAGGTGACGTGGGTTGGGACCAACATCCTGGTGATGGGTCAGGTGCTCATCTCGGCTCCCTACATGCCAGAGAACGTCAGAGAACACAAGGAAGGCAAAGAAACTAATGCCAAGACTCTTGGTTATATCAGGAAAATA GTGGATAAATTCCATAAGGACCAGCAATCACTCCCTTTGAACAATGGGACAAGTGCAACACCAGTAGTAGCAGAAGTACAGCCAGTGTCACAGTGA